Proteins encoded within one genomic window of Setaria italica strain Yugu1 chromosome IV, Setaria_italica_v2.0, whole genome shotgun sequence:
- the LOC101781069 gene encoding anaphase-promoting complex subunit 10, with protein MESDAEEEAAATPAPAPAPAAGRLKGSPELTVEADMREMAKTAAWSVSSCKAGNGVAALRDDSLDTYWQSDGAQPHLVNIQFQKKVQLQLVVLYVDFKLDESYTPSKISIRAGDGFHNLKEIKTVELAKPIGWVHISLSGADPRETFIHTFMLQIAVLSNHLNGRDTHIRQIKIYGPRPNPVPLQPFHFISREFITYSTIR; from the exons ATGGAATccgacgccgaggaggaggccgcggcgaccccagcgccggcgccggcgccggccgcggggcGGCTGAAGGGAAGCCCGGAGCTGACTGTGGAAGCGGACATGCGGGAGATGGCGAAGACGGCCGCGTGGAGCGTCAGCTCCTGCAAGGCCGGCAACGGCGTCGCGGCCCTCCGCGACGACAGCCTCGACACCTACTGGCA GTCGGACGGCGCGCAGCCTCACTTGGTTAACATTCAGTTCCAGAAGAAGGTGCAGCTGCAG CTTGTTGTGCTCTACGTGGATTTCAAGCTCGACGAGAGCTACACGCCGAGCAAGATCTCCATCAGGGCCGGGGATGGCTTCCACAACCTCAAG GAAATTAAAACTGTGGAGCTTGCAAAGCCAATTGGATGGGTCCATATATCATTATCTGGGGCTGATCCACG AGAAACATTCATTCATACATTTATGCTCCAAATTGCTGTTTTGTCCAATCACCTAAACGGGCGGGACACTCATATCCGACAGATCAAGATCTATGGGCCAAGACC GAATCCTGTTCCCCTCCaaccatttcatttcatttccagGGAGTTCATCACATACTCCACCATTAGATGA
- the LOC101782693 gene encoding uncharacterized protein LOC101782693 yields the protein MADKVSKPAAPLEVSMEKEPSSPLPVPSMDDKKQPPLLAMAVVLDVKLSPPTPASMDKKEKPPAVLFVCLWALANAISFAVNAVAMLIMNRNPCTKSTWWFRCAEVTHAAAAEATALWRGQLWCGAPQTAAAALALVVTGRGRRRSRWAVALAFLALVATAAGHYMEGRVDRIFLAAAPGDAYITADVVGSFFLVVLDLLGFLCLLIQLGDGGEE from the exons ATGGCGGACAAGGTGAGCAAGCCTGCAGCTCCGTTGGAGGTGTCCATGGAGAAGGAACCATCGTCTCCGCTGCCTGTTCCGTCCATGGACGACAAGAAGCAGCCTCCTCTGTTGGCCATGGCCGTGGTCCTGGACGTGAAGCTTTCTCCTCCAACGCCGGCGTCCATGGACAAGAAGGAGAAGCCTCCGGCCGTCCTGTTTGTCTGCCTGTGGGCGCTCGCCAACGCCATCTCCTTCGCCGTCAACGCCGTCGCCATGCTGATCATGAACCGCAACCCCTGCACCAAG TCGACGTGGTGGTTCCGGTGCGCGGAGGTGacccacgcggcggcggcggaggcgaccgCCCTGTGGCGCGGGCAGCTGTGGTGCGGCGCGCCCCagacggccgccgcggcgctggcgctggtgGTCACgggccggggccggcgccggagccgctGGGCCGTGGCCCTGGCCTTCTTGGCGCTcgtggccaccgccgccggccactaCATGGAAGGCAGGGTGGACCGcatcttcctcgccgccgcaccGGGGGACGCGTACATCACCGCCGACGTCGTTGGGAGCTTCTTTCTAGTGGTGCTGGACCTGCTCGgcttcctctgcctcctcatCCAGCTCGGCGACGGAGGAGAGGAGTAG